One stretch of Cellulomonas wangsupingiae DNA includes these proteins:
- a CDS encoding glycoside hydrolase family 15, protein MPDAVVVSRARRSHARAALVLAALLLATTGTSASEGRAADAPAAAGAGSGAVAGVGTGLGAPGGVQHAQIPLYQQAVSVLPDGARGEVPADAVAVYLPGTRVPDPAAAVLAAALGSTPTTTTPLGPAAAAHAADEQLSWLAAGDVPGQGGPHEELARAALLDLHSLTVADGVVVAGWSESWRYVWPRDSSFVAVALARTGHVDDALDVLDFLERVQAPDGSFEARYLPDGSGPPDGRGVQTDGTGWAMWSAGLVLAEVDDARRPEVARRLAPLVERSAGHALQLVAGGLPPASPDYWEVAESDVTLGTAAPLVAGLEQAAVVLAAAGRPAPAAAAAAGAAAARQAVVDAFAPTGYGRYTTRALPDAASAFVLAPFWGQAPVDGAAAWRASVPSMLRPAAGLAPGAGWRRDGVSWTPQTTLYAWVAAEQGDVAAAARWLDVVDAHRTPSGAIPEKLLADGAPAAVAPLGWSAACVLLAIDALDARRATA, encoded by the coding sequence GTGCCCGACGCCGTCGTCGTGAGCCGCGCCCGGCGCTCCCACGCCCGCGCGGCCCTCGTGCTGGCCGCGCTCCTGCTGGCGACGACGGGGACGAGCGCGTCCGAGGGCCGTGCGGCCGACGCGCCGGCCGCGGCGGGCGCCGGGTCCGGGGCCGTCGCCGGCGTGGGGACCGGTCTCGGCGCCCCGGGCGGTGTCCAGCACGCCCAGATCCCGCTGTACCAGCAGGCCGTCTCGGTGCTCCCCGACGGGGCCCGGGGCGAGGTCCCCGCCGACGCCGTGGCGGTCTACCTGCCCGGCACGCGCGTGCCGGACCCGGCGGCGGCCGTCCTGGCCGCCGCGCTCGGCTCGACCCCCACGACGACCACCCCCCTCGGCCCCGCGGCGGCGGCCCACGCCGCCGACGAGCAGCTCTCCTGGCTCGCCGCGGGCGACGTGCCCGGTCAGGGCGGCCCGCACGAGGAGCTGGCCCGCGCCGCGCTGCTGGACCTGCACTCCCTGACCGTCGCCGACGGCGTCGTCGTCGCCGGCTGGTCCGAGAGCTGGCGCTACGTGTGGCCGCGCGACTCCTCGTTCGTCGCCGTCGCGCTGGCGCGCACGGGCCACGTCGACGACGCGCTCGACGTGCTGGACTTCCTCGAGCGCGTGCAGGCGCCGGACGGGTCGTTCGAGGCGCGCTACCTCCCGGACGGGTCGGGCCCGCCGGACGGCCGTGGCGTGCAGACCGACGGCACGGGCTGGGCGATGTGGTCGGCGGGCCTGGTCCTGGCCGAGGTGGACGACGCACGGCGGCCGGAGGTCGCCCGGCGGCTCGCACCGCTCGTCGAGAGGTCGGCCGGGCACGCGCTGCAGCTCGTCGCCGGAGGGCTGCCGCCCGCGTCGCCCGACTACTGGGAGGTCGCGGAGAGCGACGTGACCCTGGGGACGGCGGCGCCGCTCGTGGCCGGGCTCGAGCAGGCCGCCGTCGTGCTCGCCGCCGCGGGGCGCCCGGCACCCGCGGCCGCCGCTGCGGCAGGCGCCGCGGCCGCGCGGCAGGCCGTCGTCGACGCGTTCGCCCCGACGGGCTACGGCCGCTACACCACGCGTGCGCTCCCGGACGCCGCCAGCGCGTTCGTGCTGGCGCCGTTCTGGGGGCAGGCCCCCGTCGACGGCGCCGCGGCGTGGCGGGCCTCCGTGCCGTCGATGCTGCGCCCCGCGGCCGGCCTGGCACCCGGCGCCGGCTGGCGGCGCGACGGGGTCTCGTGGACGCCGCAGACCACCCTCTACGCGTGGGTCGCCGCCGAGCAGGGGGACGTCGCCGCCGCGGCCCGGTGGCTCGACGTCGTCGACGCGCACCGGACCCCGTCCGGCGCGATCCCGGAGAAGCTGCTCGCGGACGGCGCGCCCGCGGCGGTCGCCCCGCTGGGCTGGAGCGCGGCGTGCGTGCTGCTCGCGATCGACGCGCTCGACGCCCGGCGCGCGACGGCCTGA
- the groL gene encoding chaperonin GroEL (60 kDa chaperone family; promotes refolding of misfolded polypeptides especially under stressful conditions; forms two stacked rings of heptamers to form a barrel-shaped 14mer; ends can be capped by GroES; misfolded proteins enter the barrel where they are refolded when GroES binds): MAKIIAFDEEARRSMERGLNVLADTVKVTLGPKGRNVVLDKKWGAPTITNDGVSIAKEIELEEPFERIGAELVKEVAKKTDDVAGDGTTTATVLAQALVREGLRNVAAGANPIALKKGIEKAVEAVTAQLLLQAKDIETKEEIAATAAISAGDTAIGELIAEALDKVGKEGVITVEESNALGLELELTEGMRFDKGFLSAYFVTDPERQEAVLEDAYVLLVESKVSNVKDLLPLLEKVIQAGKPLLIVAEDVESEALATLVVNRIRGIFKSIAVKAPGFGDRRKAMLQDMAVLTGGQVVSETVGLKLDTVGLEVLGTARKIVVTKDETTIVEGGGDAAQIAGRVNQIRAEIDSSDSDYDREKLQERLAKLAGGVAVIKAGAATEVELKERKHRIEDAVRNAKAAVEEGIVAGGGVALIQAGKVAFEKLELTGDEATGANIVKVAIEAPLKQIAINAGLEGGVVAEKVRNLPAGQGLNAATGVYEDLLAAGVNDPVKVTRSALQNAASIAALFLTTEAVVADKPEKSAPAGPGGGEDFGGGF, translated from the coding sequence ATGGCCAAGATCATCGCCTTCGACGAGGAGGCCCGGCGGAGCATGGAGCGCGGGCTCAACGTCCTCGCCGACACCGTCAAGGTCACGCTCGGCCCGAAGGGCCGCAACGTCGTGCTCGACAAGAAGTGGGGAGCGCCGACGATCACCAACGACGGCGTCTCCATCGCCAAGGAGATCGAGCTCGAGGAGCCGTTCGAGCGGATCGGCGCCGAGCTGGTCAAGGAGGTCGCGAAGAAGACGGACGACGTCGCCGGTGACGGTACGACGACCGCGACCGTCCTGGCCCAGGCGCTGGTGCGCGAGGGTCTGCGCAACGTCGCCGCCGGCGCCAACCCGATCGCCCTGAAGAAGGGCATCGAGAAGGCCGTCGAGGCCGTCACGGCGCAGCTCCTGCTGCAGGCCAAGGACATCGAGACCAAGGAGGAGATCGCCGCCACGGCTGCCATCTCCGCCGGTGACACCGCGATCGGCGAGCTCATCGCCGAGGCCCTCGACAAGGTGGGCAAGGAAGGCGTCATCACCGTCGAGGAGTCGAACGCCCTCGGCCTGGAGCTCGAGCTCACGGAGGGCATGCGCTTCGACAAGGGCTTCCTGTCGGCGTACTTCGTGACGGACCCCGAGCGCCAGGAGGCCGTCCTGGAGGACGCGTACGTCCTGCTCGTCGAGTCCAAGGTCTCGAACGTCAAGGACCTGCTGCCGCTGCTGGAGAAGGTCATCCAGGCCGGCAAGCCGCTGCTCATCGTGGCCGAGGACGTCGAGTCCGAGGCGCTGGCGACGCTCGTCGTCAACCGCATCCGCGGCATCTTCAAGTCCATCGCCGTCAAGGCGCCGGGCTTCGGCGACCGCCGCAAGGCGATGCTGCAGGACATGGCCGTCCTCACCGGTGGCCAGGTCGTCTCCGAGACCGTCGGCCTCAAGCTGGACACGGTCGGCCTCGAGGTGCTCGGCACCGCGCGCAAGATCGTCGTGACCAAGGACGAGACCACGATCGTCGAGGGCGGCGGCGACGCGGCCCAGATCGCGGGCCGCGTCAACCAGATCCGCGCCGAGATCGACAGCTCGGACTCGGACTACGACCGCGAGAAGCTCCAGGAGCGCCTCGCCAAGCTCGCCGGCGGCGTCGCCGTCATCAAGGCGGGTGCGGCGACCGAGGTCGAGCTCAAGGAGCGCAAGCACCGCATCGAGGACGCGGTGCGCAACGCCAAGGCGGCCGTCGAGGAGGGCATCGTCGCCGGTGGCGGCGTCGCGCTCATCCAGGCCGGCAAGGTCGCGTTCGAGAAGCTCGAGCTCACGGGCGACGAGGCGACCGGTGCCAACATCGTGAAGGTCGCGATCGAGGCCCCGCTCAAGCAGATCGCCATCAACGCCGGCCTCGAGGGCGGCGTCGTGGCGGAGAAGGTCCGCAACCTCCCGGCCGGCCAGGGCCTCAACGCCGCGACCGGCGTGTACGAGGACCTGCTCGCCGCGGGCGTCAACGACCCGGTGAAGGTCACGCGCTCCGCGCTGCAGAACGCGGCGTCGATCGCGGCCCTGTTCCTCACCACCGAGGCCGTCGTGGCCGACAAGCCGGAGAAGTCGGCTCCTGCCGGCCCCGGCGGTGGCGAGGACTTCGGCGGCGGCTTCTGA
- a CDS encoding EAL and HDOD domain-containing protein has translation MSSLAPSTRHGATIHRQPVVHPDRSVFAYAVRGVVPGEGGQPVAEELVEHVVDAVYRTVDLSRVAGSRPLIVRATHQMLTSTEPELDAPHGLVLEVPAAHQYAPGATGRLTALAESDVRVALGDYVGDPAQDALLPYAQMVKIDARLPAAQLDDLVRRAAGAGTIVLAEQATSRERVGAALEAGAELLQGPLVLPRQQTDAQRPLGAGEVQCFELLRQLAGRDPDPKEYTRTVASDAELTMRVLHLVNSSAAGVRHKIDSVQQAVMLVGPRQLGAIATASLVGATPTSLESLWFLLTRAHTCAALSGDDTGYTVGLLSAAAAHLQVDASRVVSRTGVSTAVADALEHGTGPYGPVLAAVVAQEASDTDAVAATGLDPYEVGREYLDAVPRALSLASRLTAAA, from the coding sequence GTGAGCAGCCTGGCACCGAGCACGCGTCACGGTGCGACGATCCACCGCCAGCCCGTCGTGCACCCCGACCGCAGCGTGTTCGCCTATGCCGTGCGCGGCGTCGTCCCCGGCGAGGGCGGACAGCCCGTGGCCGAGGAGCTGGTCGAGCACGTCGTCGACGCCGTGTACCGCACGGTCGACCTGTCCCGGGTCGCGGGGAGCCGGCCGCTGATCGTGCGCGCCACCCACCAGATGCTCACGTCCACCGAGCCCGAGCTCGACGCACCCCACGGGCTCGTCCTCGAGGTGCCCGCCGCCCACCAGTACGCGCCCGGCGCCACCGGCCGGCTCACCGCCCTGGCGGAGTCCGACGTGCGCGTCGCGCTCGGCGACTACGTGGGCGACCCGGCCCAGGACGCGCTGCTGCCGTACGCGCAGATGGTCAAGATCGACGCACGCCTGCCCGCCGCGCAGCTCGACGACCTCGTGCGGCGCGCCGCGGGCGCGGGGACCATCGTGCTCGCCGAGCAGGCGACGTCGCGCGAGCGCGTCGGTGCCGCCCTGGAGGCCGGTGCCGAGCTGCTGCAGGGCCCGCTGGTACTGCCACGTCAGCAGACCGACGCGCAGCGGCCGCTCGGCGCGGGCGAGGTCCAGTGCTTCGAGCTGCTGCGCCAGCTCGCCGGGCGGGACCCGGACCCGAAGGAGTACACCCGGACCGTCGCGAGCGACGCCGAGCTGACGATGCGCGTGCTGCACCTGGTCAACTCCTCGGCCGCGGGCGTCCGGCACAAGATCGACTCGGTGCAGCAGGCCGTCATGCTCGTGGGGCCGCGGCAGCTCGGTGCCATCGCCACGGCGTCGCTGGTCGGCGCGACGCCGACGTCGCTGGAGAGCCTGTGGTTCCTGCTCACCCGGGCGCACACGTGCGCGGCGCTGTCGGGGGACGACACGGGGTACACCGTGGGCCTGCTCTCCGCGGCAGCCGCGCACCTGCAGGTCGACGCGTCGCGCGTCGTGTCCCGCACGGGCGTCTCCACGGCCGTGGCGGACGCGCTTGAGCACGGCACCGGCCCGTACGGCCCGGTGCTGGCCGCCGTGGTCGCGCAGGAGGCGAGCGACACCGACGCCGTCGCCGCCACCGGGCTGGACCCGTACGAGGTCGGCCGGGAGTACCTGGACGCCGTGCCGCGCGCGCTGTCCCTGGCGAGCCGGCTCACCGCGGCCGCGTAG
- a CDS encoding flagellar assembly protein FliW, producing the protein MSAAVPAVAVTVTTPAGPRQVPAVLRAAAELPGLPGHDEFELQPLDDTGVLFALRSAPAGGRPVRLFVVEPRTFFPDYAPALPSDALDVLGAAPDAATTLLVVVHPADDDRTAPTANLLAPIVVDPATGRLAQVVLDDEHPLRAPLG; encoded by the coding sequence ATGAGCGCCGCCGTTCCCGCGGTAGCCGTGACCGTCACCACGCCCGCCGGTCCGCGGCAGGTGCCCGCCGTGCTGCGCGCGGCAGCCGAGCTGCCGGGCCTGCCGGGCCACGACGAGTTCGAGCTGCAGCCGCTGGACGACACCGGCGTGCTGTTCGCGCTGCGCTCCGCACCGGCGGGCGGACGCCCGGTCCGGCTGTTCGTCGTCGAGCCGCGCACGTTCTTCCCCGACTACGCCCCGGCGCTGCCGTCCGACGCCCTCGACGTGCTCGGCGCGGCGCCCGACGCCGCCACGACGCTCCTGGTCGTCGTGCACCCCGCGGACGACGACCGCACGGCGCCGACCGCCAACCTGCTGGCACCGATCGTCGTGGACCCTGCCACCGGCCGGCTCGCCCAGGTCGTCCTCGACGACGAGCACCCGCTGCGGGCACCGCTGGGCTGA
- the flgL gene encoding flagellar hook-associated protein FlgL encodes MVSRVTHTTVQRSTLANLQANLAAAARLQEQMSSGKRISKPSDDPAGAHDLLRLRADQRANTQYLRNAEDGDAWLATVDGAMGGVLAGLRSARDLAVRAGSGALSPDAREALAAEVEARRDELLQQANTTYSGRHVFAGTSAGDAFTADSTTTPPTYTWHGTGTPVTRQVGAESKVRVDADGSAVFGVGAGSAFAVLDALAASIRSGSTDMSADIDAIDGRMSAALEQVASVGARHSQVLAAQDVLADRSVTLTQHVSGMEDVDLAEIILQVQSQEVAYRGALGAAAKVLQPSLLDFLR; translated from the coding sequence ATGGTCTCCCGGGTCACCCACACCACGGTCCAGCGCTCGACGCTGGCGAACCTCCAGGCCAACCTCGCGGCCGCAGCGCGGCTGCAGGAGCAGATGTCCAGCGGCAAGCGCATCTCCAAGCCGTCGGACGACCCTGCCGGCGCGCACGACCTGCTGCGCCTGCGTGCGGACCAGCGGGCGAACACCCAGTACCTGCGCAACGCCGAGGACGGCGACGCGTGGCTCGCGACCGTGGACGGCGCCATGGGCGGCGTCCTCGCAGGCCTGCGCAGCGCGCGCGACCTCGCGGTGCGGGCCGGCAGCGGCGCGCTGAGCCCCGACGCCCGCGAGGCGCTCGCCGCCGAGGTCGAGGCCCGCCGCGACGAGCTGCTGCAGCAGGCCAACACCACCTACTCGGGCCGCCACGTCTTCGCCGGCACGAGCGCCGGAGACGCGTTCACGGCCGACTCGACGACCACACCCCCCACGTACACGTGGCACGGCACCGGCACCCCGGTGACGCGCCAGGTCGGCGCGGAGAGCAAGGTGCGCGTCGACGCCGACGGCAGTGCCGTCTTCGGGGTGGGCGCCGGGTCCGCGTTCGCGGTCCTCGACGCGCTCGCCGCGTCGATCCGCTCGGGCAGCACCGACATGTCGGCGGACATCGACGCGATCGACGGCCGCATGTCCGCGGCGCTCGAGCAGGTGGCGTCCGTCGGCGCCCGGCACTCCCAGGTGCTCGCCGCGCAGGACGTGCTGGCCGACCGGTCCGTCACCCTCACGCAGCACGTCTCCGGCATGGAGGACGTCGACCTCGCCGAGATCATCCTGCAGGTGCAGTCCCAGGAGGTCGCCTACCGGGGAGCCCTGGGGGCAGCCGCCAAGGTGCTGCAGCCGTCGCTCCTGGACTTCCTGCGATGA
- the flgK gene encoding flagellar hook-associated protein FlgK: MSTFSGVGTALSSLIAQRQALDVSAQNIANANTVGYTRQRISLTSVPAQSVPSMFATSDGVGQGTRSAGVARLGDVFLDAKVRAASGNAAFLAARAEAHSTLERSLGEPAATGLSGLLSDVWAGWADVANGSDREAARAVLLERSNAVATGLHTLYADARTQWQQARTTTVALVDRVNTAAASVADLNEKILAIENSGGVAHELADQRDLLVTELSSLVGATARVRQDGQVDVLVGGSSLVTGDDASELAVSGATSFAQATAGEAVGVVWARLPDRPAGIDGGRVAGLLSVLAPAGDGGLLTGAAARYDEIATELAAQVNDVHATGVTPTGDPGGAFFTFTAGQPAALGLTVALTGADQVAAGAPGQGEYDGSVAAQLAALGTAAEGPDARWRAVVTDLGVQTASAASRSKVAGTMLTATQDQQLANASVDIDEETVNMLAYQRAYEGAARVLTAIDEMLDTLINRTGVVGR; encoded by the coding sequence GTGAGCACCTTCTCCGGAGTCGGGACCGCGCTGAGCTCCCTCATCGCCCAGCGCCAGGCCCTCGACGTCTCCGCCCAGAACATCGCCAACGCCAACACCGTCGGCTACACCCGCCAGCGCATCTCGCTGACGTCCGTGCCCGCACAGAGCGTCCCGTCGATGTTCGCGACCTCCGACGGCGTCGGCCAGGGCACCCGCAGCGCGGGCGTCGCGCGGCTCGGCGACGTCTTCCTCGACGCCAAGGTCCGCGCCGCGAGCGGCAACGCCGCGTTCCTCGCCGCCCGCGCCGAGGCGCACTCCACGCTCGAGAGGAGCCTGGGCGAGCCGGCGGCGACCGGCCTGTCCGGTCTGCTGTCGGACGTGTGGGCGGGCTGGGCGGACGTCGCCAACGGCTCGGACCGCGAGGCCGCGCGGGCCGTGCTGCTCGAGCGCAGCAACGCGGTGGCCACCGGGCTGCACACCCTGTACGCCGACGCGCGCACCCAGTGGCAGCAGGCCCGCACCACCACCGTCGCCCTCGTCGACCGCGTCAACACCGCGGCCGCGTCGGTCGCCGACCTCAACGAGAAGATCCTCGCGATCGAGAACTCCGGCGGCGTGGCCCACGAGCTGGCCGACCAGCGCGACCTGCTCGTCACCGAGCTGTCGTCGCTCGTCGGCGCCACGGCCCGCGTCCGTCAGGACGGCCAGGTCGACGTGCTGGTGGGCGGCAGCTCGCTCGTCACCGGCGACGACGCCAGCGAGCTCGCGGTGTCCGGCGCCACGTCGTTCGCGCAGGCGACCGCCGGCGAGGCGGTCGGCGTGGTCTGGGCGCGGCTGCCCGACCGTCCGGCGGGCATCGACGGCGGACGCGTCGCCGGGCTGCTGTCCGTCCTCGCACCCGCCGGCGACGGCGGCCTGCTGACGGGCGCCGCCGCCCGGTACGACGAGATCGCGACCGAGCTCGCCGCGCAGGTCAACGACGTCCACGCGACCGGGGTCACCCCGACCGGGGACCCGGGAGGCGCGTTCTTCACGTTCACCGCCGGCCAGCCGGCCGCGCTCGGCCTCACGGTCGCGCTGACCGGCGCCGACCAGGTCGCCGCCGGCGCGCCCGGTCAGGGCGAGTACGACGGCTCGGTCGCGGCGCAGCTCGCCGCGCTCGGGACGGCGGCCGAGGGCCCCGACGCCCGCTGGCGCGCGGTCGTCACCGACCTCGGCGTGCAGACGGCGAGCGCGGCGTCCCGCAGCAAGGTGGCCGGGACGATGCTCACCGCCACCCAGGACCAGCAGCTCGCCAACGCGTCCGTCGACATCGACGAGGAGACCGTCAACATGCTCGCCTACCAGCGCGCGTACGAAGGAGCGGCACGGGTGCTCACCGCGATCGACGAGATGCTCGACACCCTCATCAACCGCACCGGCGTCGTGGGGCGGTGA
- the flgN gene encoding flagellar export chaperone FlgN produces the protein MDPRLALEQLSDVLWRERHLLELLLFKLEEEQLVLGSGRTRWLGHATREVEAVLDEIRGAELGRAVEADEVARTLGVQPGAGLAELAAHAPAPWDDLLRAHRDAFASLTAEISALADGNRELLAVSHRAAQETLLSLHETVQTYDGHGQRTSAPDTHAHLVDRSI, from the coding sequence GTGGACCCCAGGCTCGCCCTCGAGCAGCTGTCGGACGTCCTGTGGCGCGAGCGCCACCTCCTCGAGCTGCTGCTGTTCAAGCTGGAGGAGGAGCAGCTCGTCCTCGGCTCGGGCCGCACGCGGTGGCTCGGCCACGCGACGCGCGAGGTCGAGGCCGTCCTCGACGAGATCCGCGGCGCCGAGCTCGGCCGCGCCGTCGAGGCCGACGAGGTCGCGCGCACCCTCGGGGTGCAGCCGGGCGCCGGCCTCGCCGAGCTCGCCGCGCACGCCCCCGCCCCGTGGGACGACCTGCTACGGGCCCACCGCGACGCGTTCGCCTCCCTCACCGCGGAGATCTCGGCGCTCGCCGACGGCAACCGCGAGCTGCTCGCCGTCTCGCACCGCGCCGCGCAGGAGACCCTGCTGTCGCTGCACGAGACCGTGCAGACGTACGACGGTCACGGGCAGCGCACGAGCGCGCCCGACACCCACGCCCACCTCGTCGACCGGTCGATCTAG
- a CDS encoding sigma-70 family RNA polymerase sigma factor, which produces MSVKSDVTELVVEHLPLVGYNVSELLHRVPPSVSRDELASAGALALVLAARAYDPSTNVPFARYASLRIKGALLDELRSMDWATRGTRRRGRELDAATERLRTELGRTPTRSELAQTLGVTVSAVDATRADAERRVMSLDVPGVDAADGVRDEARTPEEHVLAAERTHWLHAAVQELPERLQGVIAGLYLEDRSIADLATELGVTQSRISQLRTEGLALLRDGLNSAFDPDLLAEAERPEGVAERRRQAYYAAVASRAALSSLPTQRTSPEARVLHWHTA; this is translated from the coding sequence GTGAGTGTGAAATCCGACGTCACCGAGCTCGTGGTCGAGCACCTGCCGCTCGTGGGCTACAACGTGTCCGAGCTGCTGCACCGCGTGCCGCCCAGCGTGAGCCGCGACGAGCTCGCGTCCGCCGGGGCGCTGGCCCTGGTGCTGGCCGCGCGGGCGTACGACCCGTCGACCAACGTGCCGTTCGCGCGCTACGCGTCGCTGCGGATCAAGGGCGCGCTGCTCGACGAGCTGCGCTCGATGGACTGGGCGACCCGCGGCACCCGCCGGCGCGGCCGCGAGCTCGACGCCGCCACCGAGCGCCTGCGCACCGAGCTGGGACGTACCCCCACGCGCAGCGAGCTCGCCCAGACGCTCGGCGTCACGGTCAGCGCCGTCGACGCCACGCGCGCCGACGCCGAGCGCCGCGTCATGTCCCTCGACGTCCCCGGCGTCGACGCCGCCGACGGCGTGCGCGACGAGGCCCGCACGCCCGAGGAGCACGTGCTGGCCGCCGAGCGGACGCACTGGCTGCACGCCGCCGTGCAGGAGCTGCCCGAGCGCCTGCAGGGCGTCATCGCGGGCCTCTACCTCGAGGACCGCTCGATCGCCGACCTCGCGACCGAGCTCGGCGTCACGCAGTCGCGGATCAGCCAGCTGCGCACCGAAGGTCTCGCGCTGCTGCGCGACGGCCTGAACTCCGCGTTCGACCCCGACCTGCTGGCCGAGGCCGAGCGCCCCGAGGGCGTCGCCGAGCGCCGCCGCCAGGCGTACTACGCCGCGGTCGCGTCGCGCGCCGCGCTGAGCTCGCTGCCGACGCAGCGCACGTCTCCCGAGGCGCGCGTCCTGCACTGGCACACCGCCTGA
- a CDS encoding flagellin, whose protein sequence is MGLSINNNIAALNSYRNLSTTQNDLGKSLEKLSSGLRINRAADDAAGLAISEGLRAQISGTKQAVRNAQDGISVVQTAEGALTETHSILQRMRTLSVQAANDGGLSADAKGNIQKEITELTTELDRISATTEFNGTNLLDGTYTSSFQVGANVTPDDKISLVIGNMSSKEAGLDLEGLDVTTARTAPEAQSGAEAAIIAIDAAITKVSDQRSSLGAVQNRFDHTINNLNVAVENLSASESRIRDTDMAQEMVQFTRSQILSQAGTAMLAQAKNLPQSVLQLLQ, encoded by the coding sequence ATGGGTCTGTCGATCAACAACAACATCGCGGCGCTCAACTCGTACCGCAACCTCTCCACCACGCAGAACGACCTGGGCAAGTCGCTCGAGAAGCTCTCGTCGGGCCTGCGCATCAACCGCGCCGCCGACGACGCGGCCGGCCTGGCGATCTCCGAGGGTCTGCGCGCGCAGATCTCCGGCACCAAGCAGGCCGTGCGCAACGCGCAGGACGGCATCTCCGTCGTCCAGACCGCGGAGGGCGCGCTCACCGAGACGCACTCGATCCTGCAGCGCATGCGCACGCTGTCGGTGCAGGCGGCCAACGACGGTGGCCTGTCGGCCGACGCCAAGGGCAACATCCAGAAGGAGATCACGGAGCTCACGACCGAGCTCGACCGCATCTCCGCCACGACCGAGTTCAACGGCACCAACCTCCTGGACGGCACCTACACCTCCAGCTTCCAGGTCGGTGCGAACGTCACCCCTGACGACAAGATCAGCCTTGTCATCGGAAACATGAGCTCCAAGGAAGCCGGGCTGGACCTCGAGGGGCTGGACGTCACCACCGCGCGCACGGCCCCGGAGGCCCAGTCCGGCGCAGAGGCCGCGATCATCGCCATCGACGCAGCTATCACGAAGGTCTCCGACCAGCGCTCGAGCCTCGGCGCGGTCCAGAACCGCTTCGACCACACCATCAACAACCTCAACGTGGCGGTCGAGAACCTGTCCGCGTCGGAGAGCCGCATCCGCGACACGGACATGGCGCAGGAGATGGTGCAGTTCACGCGGTCGCAGATCCTGTCGCAGGCCGGCACCGCGATGCTCGCGCAGGCCAAGAACCTGCCGCAGTCGGTGCTGCAGCTCCTGCAGTGA